Proteins encoded within one genomic window of Bos indicus x Bos taurus breed Angus x Brahman F1 hybrid chromosome 18, Bos_hybrid_MaternalHap_v2.0, whole genome shotgun sequence:
- the C18H19orf12 gene encoding protein C19orf12 homolog isoform X2 — MPVAVEDIMRLLCSISEERKMKAAVKHSGRGALVTGAVAFVGGLVGGPPGLAVGGAVGGLLGAWMTSGQFKPVPQIIMELPPAEQQKLFNEATTIIRHLEWTDAVQLTMLVMGSEALQKQLLAMLANYVTRELRAEVQYDD; from the exons ATGCCCGTTGCGGTGGAGGACATCATGAGGTTGCTGTGCTCCATCTCCGAGGAGAGGAAGATGAAGGCGGCCGTCAAGCACTCCGGGAGGGGCGCCCTAGTCACTGGGGCCGTGGCCTTCGTTGGTGGCTTGGTGGGCGGTCCACCAGGACTAGCCGTTG GGGGGGCCGTCGGGGGTCTGTTAGGTGCCTGGATGACGAGTGGACAGTTTAAGCCGGTTCCTCAGATCATAATGGAGCTACCGCCTGCCGAGCAGCAGAAGCTCTTTAACGAAGCCACCACCATCATCAGGCACCTGGAGTGGACGGACGCCGTGCAGCTGACCATGCTGGTCATGGGCAGTGAGGCCCTGCAGAAGCAGCTGCTGGCGATGCTGGCCAACTACGTCACCAGGGAACTGCGGGCGGAAGTGCAGTACGACGACTAG
- the C18H19orf12 gene encoding protein C19orf12 homolog isoform X3: MTSGQFKPVPQIIMELPPAEQQKLFNEATTIIRHLEWTDAVQLTMLVMGSEALQKQLLAMLANYVTRELRAEVQYDD; encoded by the coding sequence ATGACGAGTGGACAGTTTAAGCCGGTTCCTCAGATCATAATGGAGCTACCGCCTGCCGAGCAGCAGAAGCTCTTTAACGAAGCCACCACCATCATCAGGCACCTGGAGTGGACGGACGCCGTGCAGCTGACCATGCTGGTCATGGGCAGTGAGGCCCTGCAGAAGCAGCTGCTGGCGATGCTGGCCAACTACGTCACCAGGGAACTGCGGGCGGAAGTGCAGTACGACGACTAG
- the C18H19orf12 gene encoding protein C19orf12 homolog isoform X1 produces MAHQCQGTLTPRSAAMPVAVEDIMRLLCSISEERKMKAAVKHSGRGALVTGAVAFVGGLVGGPPGLAVGGAVGGLLGAWMTSGQFKPVPQIIMELPPAEQQKLFNEATTIIRHLEWTDAVQLTMLVMGSEALQKQLLAMLANYVTRELRAEVQYDD; encoded by the exons ATGGCCCATCAGTGCCAAG GAACGCTTACCCCGAGGTCTGCCGCGATGCCCGTTGCGGTGGAGGACATCATGAGGTTGCTGTGCTCCATCTCCGAGGAGAGGAAGATGAAGGCGGCCGTCAAGCACTCCGGGAGGGGCGCCCTAGTCACTGGGGCCGTGGCCTTCGTTGGTGGCTTGGTGGGCGGTCCACCAGGACTAGCCGTTG GGGGGGCCGTCGGGGGTCTGTTAGGTGCCTGGATGACGAGTGGACAGTTTAAGCCGGTTCCTCAGATCATAATGGAGCTACCGCCTGCCGAGCAGCAGAAGCTCTTTAACGAAGCCACCACCATCATCAGGCACCTGGAGTGGACGGACGCCGTGCAGCTGACCATGCTGGTCATGGGCAGTGAGGCCCTGCAGAAGCAGCTGCTGGCGATGCTGGCCAACTACGTCACCAGGGAACTGCGGGCGGAAGTGCAGTACGACGACTAG